CTACTGTCGGTCACCGCGCACCGAGCGTGAACTGCGTCCACTGGTTCCCGACCGGCGTGCCGTCCAGGCTGCCTGCTGCCGGTCCGCGCGGCCATGGGCTCCAATGCCCAATTCCCGGGCCCGGCCTGCCCACGCCGCGATGGGTCATACGACCTGCCATAGATGGGTATCGCGCCCGATGGGCTTTGCGCCGCATCGCGGCCACGGTAGAAGCACAAACCGCCACTCGTGATGTGCCGACCCTCACCGTCTCTAGGAGACACCATGTCACTCGATATGTCTCTGGCCGAAACCCGCCTTCAGCGGCTGACGGCGCACGAGGCCCTCCAGCGCCTCGAACACGAACGTGCTTCCCGCCTCACCCAGTTGCGGGCCATCGACGAGGCCGAGGCGGAAGCGGAGGAACAGGTGATGGCCGCGCAGAAAGGCACCATCCAGCGAATCCTCACCGAGGTCGAGGCTGCCGTCGCCCGTGTCCAGGACGGCAGCTACGGCACCTGCCAGGGCTGCGCCAAGCCCATCCCGGTCGAGCGCCTGGAAATCCTGCCCTACACCCGGTTCTGCGTCCCCTGCCAGCGCAACGCCGCCTGACGACCGCCCGTCCGCCTTCCCTCTCCCGCCCTGCCCCAGGGGTGAAATGGTGAACCATCAGATCATCGACGACGACCGCAGCACGACCCTGTCGATCGAAGACCTCGTCGCACTGCGCGAAAACCTGCACGAGCAACGCCTGTTCCGCCAGGAACAGCTGCAGCAGCTCTCAGCCGCGGCCACGATCCGCACCGACGCGTTGCGCGCCCAGCAGACCGCCTCCCAGTTGGAGGTCCGCGTCAAACTCACCGCCTCCGCCCGCATGGTCCTCGCCGACGTCGAAGCCGCCCTCACACGCATGGACCAGGGCCGCTACGGCACCTGCCATCTGTGCCGCGGACCCATCTCCCGAGAACGACTGGTGATCGTGCCTCAGGCCCGCTACTGCGCCCAATGCCAACAGGTCAGGGAGGCCAGCCGGTGATGACCTCGTCCGGGCCCCACCCGGTGACCGCCCGGCACCGCACCTGGCCCTGGTGCCGGCAGTGCACCGGCATCGCCCTCGACCTGGGCAGCGCCCGCACCCGCGCCTGGACATCAGGTCGACGGATGATCCTGGACGTGCCCACGGTCACCTTCCCGGGCACCGGTGCCACCTACCCCATTCAGCGCGGCAGCATCGTCGACACCCCAGGAACCGCCCGGATGCTCGACCGGCTGCTCGGCCAACGCCTGCCCCGCCTCGGCCGTCCCCTGGTCGTCCTCACCACGCCCGTCCTGGGCGGAGTCGCCTACCGGGCCCAAGCCCGCACCGCGGTCGAGATCCTGCGCCCGCGCACGGTTCTGACCGTCCCCACCGCACGCGCCGTGGCCACGGCCGCGGATGCCGACCTGACGCGCCCCCTGCTCGTCGTGGACCTTGGCGCTCACCTCACCGAGGCCACGCTCCTGGCTGACGGCGCAGTGATCGACGCTCACCACATCGCCCTGGGCACCAGTGATCTGGAGAGCCATACCCCGCCTGCGCAGATCGCCGACGCGGTCGTCGAGATGGTGACCGCCATGCTGGACCAGGACCGCACCTCCCAGACGCTCGACGCCCTCCAGCGGGGCGCGCTCCTCGCCGGCGGAGGCGCGCTGCGCCCCGACCTCACCAACCGCCTCACCAGTCGGCTGCCCGCCCCCGTCCAGCCGGTGCCCGCCCCGCACACCGCAGCCGTCCGCGGCGCCGCGAGACTTCTCCAAGCCGCCCACGCCCACCCATCCGCCACCGGAACCACCAACGTGGCGCACCCCTGTTAGCCGACCCACCGTCTCCGGCTGCGCCCGGCGACGCTGCCATGCTCACGCGGAAGGAGAAGCCCGTGGACGGCGAAATACCCCTGGCACAACCGCCCCCCGAAGAACCCCCGCGCGTCCTCCTGTGGCGCAACCCCCTGCGCCGTCGCACGGATCTCGTGCAGGCATGGATTGCCGTTGGCCTGTTCCTGACTGTCCTAGCCGGCGCCCCCGCCGCCATGTTCCTGGTCGGCGACACCGCCTACCGTCACTACAAGGAGACCGCCCGGCACCAAGCCGCCACCCGACACCACCTTCCCGCCACACTGATCCACGACGCCCCCCGCCACCCGGAACCGGGATCGGACGAGGCGAAGAGGGCCCTGTACCCGGCGACCGTCCGCTTCACCGACCTCCAAGGACACGCCCGCACCGCGAAGACCGACGTCGAACCCGCCCTGATCGCTGGCAGCACCGTCCGTGTCTGGGCCACCGCTGACGGAAAGATCACCGACCCGCCCCTGACCACGGAACAAGTCCGTAACCACACCATGGGCTGCGCCGTCCTTGCCACCATGGCTGTTCCCCTCCTCGGCGCCGCCGCATACGGCTACGCCACCCGCCGACTGGAGCGTCGCAACCTCGCCCAGTGGGACGCTGCCTGGCCAGCTACCGCTCAGCGGTGGACCACGTATCCCTGATCCGCTTGGCCCCACGGCGCTCAGGGGGTGGCCGGCCTGTTGCAGCATGCAACCGAGCAAATTGGCTGGATCAGCTTCAGAACCTGCTGCCCCAGCGGCCACCCCTCACTCGTACTGTCCTGTGCCGGCGCTCTTGAAGATGCTGTGCGCGTGATCACGGGTGCCGTGTCGTTGCCCGGGCAAGCAGCGTTGGAAGAGCGTGGAGACACGGAACGAAGAATCGCCGCCGCATGCGGCCCTGTTGGAGACGCACTGGCACGCCGCGCCGGTGCGGGACGAACCGGTCACGGGTGCTCGCGGTCAATGGTTTCGCTTGATGCTGCTGGCGTGTGCTGCGGCATGTGTGACTGTTGCTGTGGTCCTCGGGATGGCCGGGGAGCTGATGACGCCGATCCGGTGAGAGTCGGCGGCACGCTGTCAGAACCTGTCGGTGGGGAGAGCGTTGTGGCTGATCTTTCGGTCGTGACGATCGTCTCTGGCCGCTGCCTGGTGGCGCGGGTCAGCGGCGAGATGGACTACCAGAGCACTCCGTGGTTCCGGGCGCGGTTCAAGGAACTGATCGCACGCGGAGGCCGCTTCCTCGTACTGGACCTGGCCGAAGTATCGTTCTGCGACTCGGCCGGGCTGAACGAGCTGCTCGGAGCGCGGCGGCAGGCGGATGCGATCGGGGCGGTGCTGGTGCTGGCGTGCGTGCCCGCGCCGCTGCGGCGGACCCTCCAGATGACTGGAGCGGATCACGTCCTGCGAGTGTTCGACACCGTCGCCGACGCCCAAGCGGTCTTCGGCGGCTGAGTGCCGAGTGGCTGTACCCGACCTCGCCGTTCCCTCTTGGAGTGCCGTGATCGTCCGAAGCGCACCCTCGGGCTGCTCACAAGTGCTCACTTCCGCCAAGGCATGCCCCTACGCCATGAGGCGGTTCCCCGGCCGCGTCGTCGTGCCGGGGGTGCCGTCAGCCAGCGTCGGTCGCGGATGTGGTGCGGGGTGTCACGAGGCCGCAGTCGTACGCGAGCACCACAGCCTGCACCCGGTCGCGCAGTTGGTACTTGTCCAGGATGTGCGCGACATGGGTCTTCACCGTCGTCTCACCGATCCCCAGTTCACGCCCGATCTCGGCGTTCGACAGTCCCCGGGCCAGTGTGCGCAGGACATCCAGTTCACGGACCGTCAGTGCGTCCAGGCGAGGCGGCGGTGACGGAGTGCTCTGCGAGGGCATAGCGGCGAAGCGGTCCAGCAGCCGCCGTGTGACCCGGGGAGCCAGTACGGCGTCCCCGGTTGCCACCGTCCGGATCGCCTCGACGAGCGAGTCGGCCGGCCCGTCCTTCACCAGGAAGCCGCTCGCGCCGGACCTCAGCGCATCCACGACATGTGCGTCCAGATCGAAGGTGGTGAGGACGATGACGCGGCTCGACGGGCTGTTGCGGACGATCAGCTCGGTCGCTTCCACGCCGTCCATGTGGGGCATCCGGATGTCCATGAGGACGACATCGGGAGACAACCGTGCGGTCTCCGTGACGGCCTCCCGGCCGTCGGACGCCTCCGCCACGACCTCGATACCCCCCTCAGCCTCCAGAATGAGCCGGAAGCCCGTCCGGATCATGGGCTGATCGTCTGCCAACAGGACGCTGATGGGACGCATTCGACTCAGTTCTCTCGTCAAAGGATCGTAGGAAGGATCACGCCAGGTCCAGCACGGCGTGCACACAGTAGCCGCCCCCAGGGCGCGGGCCCGTGTGCAGCGTCCCGCCCACCGCGGCGATCCGCTCCCGCATACCCACCAGCCCGTGACCGGCGCCGTGCGCGACCACCGTGGCGTCCCGCACTCCCGGCGCGACGCCAACCGCGCCGTCGTCGCAGATCCGGATGGCGAGCCGCGCCGGCTGGTCCTCCCAGACGAGGTCAACCCGAGCACGGGTCGGACCGGCATGCTTCATCGTGTTGGTCAGCGCTTCCTGAACGATGCGGTAGGCCGTCAGATGGGTCCCGGCCGGCAGGGCGAGCGGTGCACCTGACACAGCGAAATCGACGTCCAGACCGGTGGCCCGTACGGAGTCGACCAGCGAGGGCACGGCGTCGACGGTCGGCTGCGGTGGCTCCTTGGAGGGGTCGTGCCGCTCCTCTTCCTCCTCGGTGCGCAACACATCCAGCAGCCGACGCAGCTCCGTCACGGTGTCCCGGCCCGTCTGCTCGACCGTCGCGTGCAGCTCATGGGCCTTCTCCGGAGCACGGTCCTGCACGCGGTCGGCGGCGATGGTCTGTACGACCATCAGGCTCACGTTGTGCGCGACGATGTCGTGCAATTCGCGGGCGATGCGCGCCCGCTCGTGCATCACCGCCGCCCGTGCGTTGGCGGCCTGCTCCCGTTCCAGCGCCGCCGCGCGTTCCACGGCCTCGTCCCGGATCGCGGTACGAGCCCTCGCAAGCCGGCCGAACGCCCAGGCCGCCAGCAGCAGGACGGCCACGGTGACGAACGCAGCCAGCCGGTGTCCGGCCGGTGCGAGCAGCGCTTCGGTCAGTGCGTCGAGGGGCACGAACACACCGGCGACGACGGTCGTGAGCCAGGGTCCCCGACGAACCGCCGTGAGGAACACGGCCGCGGCGACAGCCAGATAGGTGGGGCCGATCGAGGTGCCTTGCGGTCCGGCCACCTGCGGCACATAGGAGAGACCCTGCAACGCGGTCGCCGCCGACGCCGTGATCAGCAGACTCACCAGCGGTACGTGACGGTGCACGGCGAGCGGCACAGCGGTCAGCAGTACGAGGCCGAGCCACCAGGCGTCAGGTGTGCGGAGTGCCTGGTCGCCCGCCGGAACGGCCTCGGGCAGCGCCAGGCAGCCGGCGACCGCCAAAAGGGCCAGTCCCGTATCGGTCACCGCGGGTGGTATGCCGTGGCCGGCCAGGGACCTGATCGCTTTCATGGTGCAAGCCTAGAGCGGCACCAGCGCCGGACCGCCGTACCTGGGGTGGAGCCGACCGGCCCCCTCTCCTTCCTGGTGCCTCCTTCTCAGGAGGGAGGACCGGTGTCGCTCGCCGAACCGGCCCGGAGCGGGTCGGACCGCGGAGCCGGGGACGGGACCGTCGACGACTGCGGCGAGCCGGGAAGGAGGCTCCACCAGTCCGTAGATGAGGGTGCACCGCTCCGCGCGAAAATCCCACGTGCTGACGCCGTCGACCCTGGTCGGATCCTGGAGTGCTCGGCTCCTCCGTACGGCGGAGCCGGCCCGCCCTCTCATCTGCGTGGCGGAGCCGCCGTATAGCCGCCGAGACGGAGGATCCTGCCGCGCAACGGCGATGGACTGTGAGCACCACTGACCGAACCGATCAAAGGTCCCCACATGCTCGGAGCACGCAGCCGCCGAACACCGCCCGCCGCGCCCATCGGAATCGACTCCGCCCGTAGTGCCGTACGTCTGACGCAGGTAACCAAGGCCTACGGCAGCGGCCCGTCCGCGGTCGTCGCGCTCGATCAGGTCAGTACCGGCATCGGCGTTGGCACGTTCACCGCCGTCATGGGCCCCTCGGGCTCGGGGAAGAGCACCTTCCTGCACTGTGCCGCCGGACTCGACCAGCCGACGTCCGGGGTGGTGCAACTCGGCGGACAGAACCTCGGGGACCTCGCGGAGCGGCAGCTCACGACGTTCCGGCGGACCCGTGTCGGGTTCGTCTTCCAGGCTTTCAACCTGCTGCCCTCCCTG
Above is a window of Streptomyces sp. NBC_00490 DNA encoding:
- a CDS encoding TraR/DksA C4-type zinc finger protein, which gives rise to MSLDMSLAETRLQRLTAHEALQRLEHERASRLTQLRAIDEAEAEAEEQVMAAQKGTIQRILTEVEAAVARVQDGSYGTCQGCAKPIPVERLEILPYTRFCVPCQRNAA
- a CDS encoding sensor histidine kinase, which produces MKAIRSLAGHGIPPAVTDTGLALLAVAGCLALPEAVPAGDQALRTPDAWWLGLVLLTAVPLAVHRHVPLVSLLITASAATALQGLSYVPQVAGPQGTSIGPTYLAVAAAVFLTAVRRGPWLTTVVAGVFVPLDALTEALLAPAGHRLAAFVTVAVLLLAAWAFGRLARARTAIRDEAVERAAALEREQAANARAAVMHERARIARELHDIVAHNVSLMVVQTIAADRVQDRAPEKAHELHATVEQTGRDTVTELRRLLDVLRTEEEEERHDPSKEPPQPTVDAVPSLVDSVRATGLDVDFAVSGAPLALPAGTHLTAYRIVQEALTNTMKHAGPTRARVDLVWEDQPARLAIRICDDGAVGVAPGVRDATVVAHGAGHGLVGMRERIAAVGGTLHTGPRPGGGYCVHAVLDLA
- a CDS encoding response regulator transcription factor, with translation MRPISVLLADDQPMIRTGFRLILEAEGGIEVVAEASDGREAVTETARLSPDVVLMDIRMPHMDGVEATELIVRNSPSSRVIVLTTFDLDAHVVDALRSGASGFLVKDGPADSLVEAIRTVATGDAVLAPRVTRRLLDRFAAMPSQSTPSPPPRLDALTVRELDVLRTLARGLSNAEIGRELGIGETTVKTHVAHILDKYQLRDRVQAVVLAYDCGLVTPRTTSATDAG
- a CDS encoding TraR/DksA family transcriptional regulator, translating into MVNHQIIDDDRSTTLSIEDLVALRENLHEQRLFRQEQLQQLSAAATIRTDALRAQQTASQLEVRVKLTASARMVLADVEAALTRMDQGRYGTCHLCRGPISRERLVIVPQARYCAQCQQVREASR
- a CDS encoding Rv1733c family protein codes for the protein MDGEIPLAQPPPEEPPRVLLWRNPLRRRTDLVQAWIAVGLFLTVLAGAPAAMFLVGDTAYRHYKETARHQAATRHHLPATLIHDAPRHPEPGSDEAKRALYPATVRFTDLQGHARTAKTDVEPALIAGSTVRVWATADGKITDPPLTTEQVRNHTMGCAVLATMAVPLLGAAAYGYATRRLERRNLAQWDAAWPATAQRWTTYP
- a CDS encoding STAS domain-containing protein, coding for MTIVSGRCLVARVSGEMDYQSTPWFRARFKELIARGGRFLVLDLAEVSFCDSAGLNELLGARRQADAIGAVLVLACVPAPLRRTLQMTGADHVLRVFDTVADAQAVFGG